AGTGGGGTCAGGCCCTCCTTGCGGAACTTGCCCCGGGCCCTGCACTGGAGCAGCTGAGTCCCCGTATTCACGTAATAAAAGCCGCTCAGGGCCTTTTGAATGCGCCCTCTGCTCAATTGAACGTAATCTCCCTGCTGTCGGACAGAACACCGTCAAAGTAGATGTCTACCGTGCTGGTCCCGCTGCCCTGAAGTTCGTAGGTATAGGTGCCCATGGAACAACTCACCACCTTGTTGCAGACCTCCCGCCCATCCTGCTCGATGACGATGGTGACCGTGTCCCGGTCCTGGGGCAGGTTGATGGATATCTGCTGGGAGGTAACCGTTTCGCCCCGGCTGATCTCGAAATTGATTGTGGTGCCCGGGTCAACGCTGGAAAGGGCATCCACATCCTGAGAAACCACATAGCCCTTTGGAAGATCGCTCTCCACCTCGTCCACCTTACCGCATTTCAGGCCCAGCTGATCCACAAGCTCCATGGCCTTGTCAATGTGGCTGTTTAAAAAAGAAGGAACAGTGACAGGCTGTATCTCGGCGCCCTTGCTGATGGTCAGGGTAATCACATCGCCCTCATGAAGCACCGTATCCTTCACCGGGTCTGTGGAGATCACATATCCGGGCGCGTAGATGTCGGAAAACTCTTCAATGGGCTCCGCGATGCTCACCTCAATGCCCAAGTTGCTCTTTTGCAGCTTGATGGTGGCGGCCCGGTACTCATTGTTGACCAGATCAGGCATCACGGCGGTATTTTCGCCTTCACTTACGTAGACGCTGATTGGGATCAGCGCGCCGTCCGTGGACTTTTTGATGCTCTCCGCAGTGGGGTTCTGGGAGATGATCTCCCCCGCTTCATATTCGCTGCTGTTTTTATAGCCCTTGACCTGGATCTCAAAGATATCCTTGACGCTCTCCAGTTCAGATGCCTGCTCCACTGTGTAGCCCAGGATGTTGGGGACCGTGTAATCCACTGTAACCGGCCCGCTGAAGGAGCTCAGGATGAAGCGGAACAGCAGCACAATCAGCACCAGGGCGGCGGCAAAGGCGCCCACAATGATTCCGATCCGCTTACCGGCTCCCCCTTTGCGCGGCTCCTGACGGACAGGAACCGGGGAATGGCGTTCCTGCCGCCGGGCAACGTCGGTGACCGGGCGGATGTACCGGGTGGGCTCATCGGGCTCTTCAGGCTGTAAATCCTTGAGGTTATACTCCAAATCCACCTCCGGATTCTTGCGGAACGCATCCAGATCAGCCACCATGGCGTCGGCGGTGGGATAGCGCTTTTGGATGTCGGGCGCCATGGCCCGCATGCAAATCAACTCCAGCTGTTCCGGGATATCCGGGTTGATCTCCCGGGGAGGAAGCGGGATGGAGGAGAGATGCTGTATGGCAACGGAGACGGCGGAATCACCTTCAAACGGCAGCCGTCCGGTCAGCATCTCATAGAACACCACACCGGCGGAGTATATGTCGGACCGGGCATCCGTGCGGTCGCCCCGGGCCTGCTCCGGCGAGATATAGTGCACCGATCCCAGCGCCTCCTGGGTCAGGGTCTGAGCCGAATTTTCCAGACAGGCAATGCCGAAATCCGTCACCTTCACACTGCCGTCCCGCAGCACCATGATGTTCTGGGGCTTGATGTCCCGGTGGACAATCCCGCGGCTGTGGGCGTGGCTGAGACCTTTCATAATCTGGATCATGAAGTGCAGCGATTCCCGCCAGTTCAGCTGACCGCGCCGCTCCATATACTGCTTGAGCGTAATTCCGTCAATCAGCTCCATGACGATGTATTCCACATCACCGCCCCGGGAAACGTCGTAGACAGAGACGATATTGGGATGGGAGAGCATGGCAACGGCCTGGGATTCGTCGTGGAATCTGCGGCGGAAGTCCGCGTCCCCGGTCAGATCACTTTTCAGGATTTTCACCGCCACCAGGCGATTCAGGCGATGGCATTTTGCCTTATAGACAACAGCCATACCGCCAGTGCCGATCCGCTCCAAAATCTCATAGCGGTTATCCAGCATCTGTCCGATATACTGATCCATTCCAATTCCTACCTTTCTCAGTTGTTCTGCATCAGGACAATGGTCACGTTGTCCGACGCGCCCCGGCCCTTGGAGATTTCCAGCAGCCGGTTCAGACACGAGTCCACATCCTCACTG
This window of the Dysosmobacter acutus genome carries:
- the pknB gene encoding Stk1 family PASTA domain-containing Ser/Thr kinase translates to MDQYIGQMLDNRYEILERIGTGGMAVVYKAKCHRLNRLVAVKILKSDLTGDADFRRRFHDESQAVAMLSHPNIVSVYDVSRGGDVEYIVMELIDGITLKQYMERRGQLNWRESLHFMIQIMKGLSHAHSRGIVHRDIKPQNIMVLRDGSVKVTDFGIACLENSAQTLTQEALGSVHYISPEQARGDRTDARSDIYSAGVVFYEMLTGRLPFEGDSAVSVAIQHLSSIPLPPREINPDIPEQLELICMRAMAPDIQKRYPTADAMVADLDAFRKNPEVDLEYNLKDLQPEEPDEPTRYIRPVTDVARRQERHSPVPVRQEPRKGGAGKRIGIIVGAFAAALVLIVLLFRFILSSFSGPVTVDYTVPNILGYTVEQASELESVKDIFEIQVKGYKNSSEYEAGEIISQNPTAESIKKSTDGALIPISVYVSEGENTAVMPDLVNNEYRAATIKLQKSNLGIEVSIAEPIEEFSDIYAPGYVISTDPVKDTVLHEGDVITLTISKGAEIQPVTVPSFLNSHIDKAMELVDQLGLKCGKVDEVESDLPKGYVVSQDVDALSSVDPGTTINFEISRGETVTSQQISINLPQDRDTVTIVIEQDGREVCNKVVSCSMGTYTYELQGSGTSTVDIYFDGVLSDSREITFN